One Rubidibacter lacunae KORDI 51-2 genomic region harbors:
- a CDS encoding family 10 glycosylhydrolase: MAARPDANCHFAADAIEQQSELRDAAIAGDADARQQYNELLQEHARQLAQCRRQTWPPQQAIWLRLYPCDLQTGAVDAILDDIVARGYNQVYVEAFYDGQVLLPVEDNPTPWPSALRAPGTESVDLLAQAIAKGRERGLRVYAWMFSLNFGYSYTQDAERQPALALNGRGQNTLDFIPNASQVFVDPYHLLARQDYARLVQAVLQRQPDGVLFDYIRYPRGIGGDSVADTVSDLWIYSDASRAALLARAENAKSRLLIERYLERGYLTADDLNAADKLGSGPARWQGRPSGSSALQRDLWRLSVAHAAQGVIDFLNAAAQPVRQRGLPAGAVFFPDGNQIVGAQGFDSRLQPWAKFPSTLEWHAMSYGVCGKTDCISDLVQRVVDRAPSGTRIIPALAGDWGRSYDNRPPLEAQMNDLHRRFPQIQAVSHFSYEWQTPELARERKFCPTP; encoded by the coding sequence ATGGCCGCTCGCCCTGACGCCAACTGTCACTTTGCTGCCGATGCCATCGAGCAGCAGTCCGAGTTAAGGGATGCCGCGATCGCCGGCGATGCGGATGCTCGCCAGCAATACAACGAATTGCTGCAAGAGCACGCGCGCCAGCTTGCTCAATGCCGCCGCCAGACCTGGCCGCCCCAGCAAGCAATTTGGTTGCGATTGTATCCCTGCGATTTACAAACGGGTGCCGTCGATGCCATCCTCGACGACATCGTTGCGCGTGGCTACAACCAGGTTTACGTCGAAGCGTTTTACGACGGACAGGTGCTGCTGCCGGTTGAGGATAATCCAACACCCTGGCCGTCCGCGTTGCGGGCGCCCGGTACCGAGTCAGTGGATTTACTGGCCCAGGCGATCGCCAAGGGACGCGAGCGCGGGCTGCGCGTGTATGCCTGGATGTTTTCCCTCAACTTCGGCTATTCCTATACTCAAGATGCCGAGAGGCAGCCGGCTCTAGCTCTTAATGGGAGGGGTCAGAACACCCTGGACTTTATTCCCAACGCTTCGCAGGTATTTGTCGATCCCTATCACCTGCTGGCTCGACAGGATTACGCCCGGTTGGTGCAAGCCGTGCTGCAGCGGCAGCCGGACGGAGTGCTCTTCGACTACATTCGCTACCCGCGCGGGATTGGCGGTGACTCCGTTGCCGACACGGTATCCGATCTGTGGATTTACAGCGATGCTTCGCGCGCGGCGCTGCTGGCACGAGCCGAGAACGCCAAGAGCCGCTTGTTGATCGAGCGCTACCTGGAGCGCGGGTACCTAACGGCTGACGATCTGAATGCGGCCGACAAACTCGGCAGCGGGCCGGCTCGCTGGCAGGGTCGTCCATCGGGTAGCTCTGCTCTCCAACGCGATTTATGGCGTTTGAGTGTGGCCCATGCTGCCCAAGGCGTAATCGATTTCTTGAATGCTGCAGCGCAGCCCGTGCGACAGCGGGGACTGCCAGCTGGTGCGGTGTTTTTCCCAGATGGCAATCAAATCGTTGGTGCGCAGGGATTCGATTCGCGCCTGCAGCCCTGGGCGAAGTTTCCAAGTACGTTGGAGTGGCACGCCATGTCCTACGGTGTGTGTGGTAAAACCGACTGTATTTCCGATTTAGTCCAACGGGTCGTCGATCGCGCTCCGAGCGGTACTCGGATCATTCCTGCGTTAGCTGGAGACTGGGGTCGCTCTTACGACAACCGCCCGCCCTTGGAAGCGCAGATGAACGACCTCCACCGCCGCTTCCCGCAAATCCAAGCGGTCAGTCACTTTTCTTATGAATGGCAAACCCCCGAACTCGCCCGCGAGCGCAAATTCTGCCCGACGCCATAG
- the psb27 gene encoding photosystem II protein Psb27, whose translation MDIKLALRRLCVFVLAAVFAIGVLGCGIDSGSGLSGNYRQDTMTLLDNLKTLIAMSQDDAGRADLQDTVRLQINDYAARYRRDNSVAGLRSFTTMQTALNALAGYYSSPYAIGRPLPEKIEKRLNQEFAQVERALQRGA comes from the coding sequence ATGGATATCAAGCTCGCGCTCCGTCGATTGTGTGTCTTCGTGCTGGCAGCTGTTTTCGCGATCGGCGTACTGGGCTGCGGCATCGACAGCGGCTCCGGCCTCTCCGGCAACTACCGCCAAGACACCATGACGCTGCTCGACAACCTCAAAACGTTGATCGCTATGTCGCAAGACGATGCCGGACGCGCCGACCTTCAGGATACTGTCCGTTTGCAAATCAACGACTACGCTGCTCGCTATCGCCGCGATAATAGCGTTGCCGGATTGCGTTCGTTTACGACAATGCAAACGGCTCTTAATGCACTTGCCGGTTACTATAGCTCGCCGTACGCGATCGGCCGACCGCTGCCCGAGAAGATCGAGAAGCGCTTGAATCAGGAGTTCGCTCAGGTGGAGCGCGCCCTTCAACGCGGCGCCTAG
- the rpsB gene encoding 30S ribosomal protein S2, with amino-acid sequence MAVISLQELLESGVHFGHQTRRWHPRMSKYIYTARNGVHIIDLVQTAQLMEEAYSFMRDASERGERVLFVGTKRQAAGIIAQEATRCGSYFINQRWLGGMLTNWETIKTRVERLKELERLEESGALDRRPKKEAAMLRRELDKLRKYLGGIKMMRRVPDVVVIVDQRREHNAVQECRKLGIPIVSLLDTNCDPSLVDVPIPANDDAIRSVKLIVGKLADAIYAGRHGTLEGSDVGEYEEFEGGMNEYADDEGNQPSGEEE; translated from the coding sequence ATGGCAGTCATTAGCTTACAAGAACTACTTGAGTCAGGCGTCCACTTCGGACACCAAACCCGCCGCTGGCACCCACGGATGTCGAAGTACATCTACACGGCTCGAAATGGCGTCCACATTATTGACTTGGTGCAAACCGCTCAATTGATGGAGGAAGCATATTCCTTCATGCGCGACGCATCGGAGCGCGGCGAACGCGTACTGTTCGTCGGTACCAAACGCCAAGCAGCTGGGATTATTGCCCAGGAAGCAACCCGCTGCGGGTCCTACTTCATCAACCAGCGTTGGCTCGGCGGCATGCTGACGAACTGGGAAACGATTAAGACTCGCGTCGAGCGTCTCAAAGAACTCGAACGCCTTGAGGAAAGCGGCGCGCTCGATCGTCGTCCCAAGAAAGAAGCAGCCATGTTGCGGCGCGAGTTGGATAAGCTCCGCAAGTACCTCGGCGGAATTAAGATGATGCGACGCGTTCCCGATGTGGTAGTGATCGTCGATCAGCGCCGGGAACACAATGCCGTTCAGGAGTGCCGAAAGCTCGGCATCCCCATTGTTTCGCTGCTCGATACCAATTGCGACCCAAGTTTGGTAGACGTGCCCATTCCAGCCAACGACGACGCTATTCGGTCGGTCAAGCTGATTGTAGGCAAGCTCGCCGATGCTATTTACGCAGGACGCCACGGCACCCTTGAAGGCAGTGATGTCGGAGAGTACGAGGAGTTCGAAGGTGGGATGAACGAATACGCCGACGACGAGGGTAACCAACCGAGCGGCGAGGAAGAGTAA
- the recG gene encoding ATP-dependent DNA helicase RecG, translating to MQTPDWDRLHKALQVEADRGFGNLAGRQYRFHEFLCLSFGQLPPDTATPEQCHRWHKLAREFAMYPDMTPRDRQQLLAVARRLLRDLHDYAASVNAGEFAARGSEVPDRATAIPSQVPPPASTVRESDTPYIPLDRPLQGLGGLQTRHVRHLVRLGLHSVRDALFYYPRDYVDYARQVSIAELVAGETVTIVGMIAHCSCFTSPRNPKLSIFELQLRDRSGRIKISRFYAGARYANRGWQEKLKRQYQVGSLAAASGLVKKNRYGLTLDNPEIEVIDSSERGPVSEKIGRVLPVYPLAEGVPADAVRRAIAAALPAAKHLSDPLPATVRQTYDLLDLSQAIADIHFPVDTDAIARARRRLVFDEFFFLQLGFLRRRRQLQAEQTSAVLDPSGHLINQFKTILPFELTGAQKRVISDILRDLQSSTPMNRLVQGDVGSGKTVVAVFAILAAIQSGFQAALMAPTEVLAEQHYRKLVEWFNLLHLPVELLTGSTRAAKRKQIRSQLETGELPLLVGTHALIQDYVNFQRLGLAVIDEQHRFGVEQRSRLLDKGQSPHVLTMTATPIPRTLALTLHGDLDVSQIDELPPGRQEIQTTVLTSKERSQAYDTILREIVQGRQAYIVLPLVEESEKLDVRSAIEERDRLQAAVFPEFNVGLLHGRMSSADKEAAIAAFRANETQIIVSTTVIEVGVDVPNATVMQVENAERFGLSQLHQLRGRVGRGSHKSYCLLVSASATDNARQRLGVLTQSQDGFFIAEMDLRLRGPGEVLGRRQSGLPDFALASLVDDQDVLDLAREAAEELLDRDRDLGTHPDLRAELERRYQRMTGGPMLT from the coding sequence ATGCAAACGCCTGATTGGGATCGACTGCATAAAGCCTTGCAAGTGGAAGCCGATCGCGGGTTTGGCAACCTTGCCGGCCGGCAGTACCGCTTCCATGAGTTTCTGTGCTTGAGTTTCGGGCAGCTGCCGCCAGACACGGCAACGCCAGAGCAATGCCACCGCTGGCACAAACTCGCACGCGAATTTGCAATGTATCCGGACATGACCCCGCGCGATCGCCAGCAGCTGCTTGCCGTTGCGCGTCGGTTGCTGCGCGACCTCCATGATTACGCAGCGTCGGTGAATGCTGGGGAGTTTGCAGCTCGCGGATCCGAGGTGCCCGACCGTGCGACAGCGATCCCGTCACAGGTGCCGCCACCCGCCAGCACCGTCCGCGAATCGGATACGCCTTACATTCCCCTCGACCGCCCGCTGCAGGGACTGGGCGGGTTGCAAACGCGACACGTGCGCCATCTGGTGCGGCTCGGACTGCACAGCGTCCGCGACGCGCTATTTTATTACCCGCGCGATTATGTCGATTATGCCCGGCAAGTATCCATTGCCGAGTTGGTCGCGGGCGAAACGGTGACGATCGTGGGCATGATCGCGCACTGCAGTTGTTTCACCAGTCCGCGCAACCCGAAGTTGTCTATTTTCGAACTGCAGTTGCGCGATCGCAGCGGGCGGATCAAAATTAGCCGTTTCTACGCGGGAGCTCGTTACGCCAACCGCGGCTGGCAAGAAAAGCTCAAGCGCCAATACCAAGTTGGGTCGCTGGCTGCGGCATCGGGACTCGTCAAGAAAAACCGCTACGGCCTGACGTTAGACAACCCGGAAATCGAGGTTATTGATAGCTCCGAACGCGGACCGGTCTCGGAGAAGATCGGGCGCGTCCTGCCGGTATATCCGCTCGCTGAAGGCGTCCCCGCCGATGCCGTCCGTCGCGCGATCGCCGCTGCGTTGCCTGCCGCCAAACACTTAAGCGATCCGCTGCCTGCAACCGTGCGGCAAACATACGACTTACTCGACTTGAGTCAGGCGATTGCGGACATTCACTTCCCAGTCGATACCGACGCGATCGCGCGCGCGCGGCGGCGGTTGGTCTTCGATGAATTCTTCTTTCTGCAACTCGGGTTCCTGCGCCGGCGGCGGCAGTTGCAAGCCGAGCAAACCAGTGCCGTTCTCGACCCCAGCGGCCACCTCATCAACCAGTTCAAAACGATTTTGCCCTTCGAACTTACCGGGGCACAAAAGCGCGTCATTAGCGACATTTTGCGGGATTTACAGTCATCGACACCGATGAACCGTCTGGTGCAAGGCGACGTCGGCTCGGGGAAAACCGTGGTCGCCGTCTTTGCCATCCTCGCAGCGATTCAGTCCGGCTTTCAAGCCGCGCTCATGGCACCCACAGAAGTTCTTGCCGAACAGCATTATCGCAAGCTTGTTGAGTGGTTTAACCTGTTACATCTCCCCGTGGAGTTGCTCACTGGCTCGACGCGGGCGGCGAAGCGCAAGCAGATTCGCTCGCAATTGGAAACCGGCGAACTGCCGCTGCTCGTGGGCACGCACGCGCTCATTCAAGACTACGTGAACTTCCAGCGGCTGGGATTGGCAGTTATCGACGAGCAACATCGTTTTGGCGTCGAGCAGCGATCGCGTCTCCTCGATAAAGGACAGTCACCTCATGTATTGACCATGACGGCAACGCCAATTCCGCGGACGCTGGCACTGACCCTGCACGGCGATCTAGATGTATCGCAAATCGACGAACTGCCGCCCGGACGCCAGGAGATTCAGACGACGGTATTGACCAGCAAAGAACGGTCGCAAGCCTACGACACGATCCTCCGCGAGATCGTGCAGGGTCGGCAAGCCTACATCGTGCTGCCGCTAGTCGAAGAATCGGAGAAGCTCGACGTGCGCTCGGCGATCGAGGAGCGCGATCGCCTTCAAGCAGCAGTGTTTCCAGAATTCAACGTGGGCTTATTGCACGGACGCATGAGTTCGGCAGATAAGGAGGCGGCGATCGCGGCGTTTCGCGCCAACGAAACGCAGATTATCGTCTCGACGACCGTGATCGAAGTGGGTGTTGACGTTCCCAACGCGACAGTCATGCAGGTGGAAAATGCCGAACGCTTCGGGCTGTCCCAACTGCATCAGTTGCGCGGTCGCGTCGGTCGCGGCTCGCACAAGTCTTACTGTTTGTTGGTATCGGCGTCCGCAACGGACAACGCGCGCCAGCGGTTGGGAGTTTTGACGCAATCGCAGGACGGGTTCTTCATTGCCGAAATGGACTTGCGGTTGCGGGGTCCGGGCGAGGTGCTGGGGCGGCGGCAGTCGGGCCTGCCGGATTTTGCCCTGGCAAGTCTCGTGGACGACCAAGATGTGTTGGATCTGGCACGCGAAGCTGCTGAGGAATTGCTAGATCGCGATCGCGACCTCGGCACCCATCCCGACCTACGTGCGGAACTGGAGCGGCGCTATCAGCGGATGACTGGCGGTCCGATGCTGACCTAA
- the tsf gene encoding translation elongation factor Ts translates to MADISAKLVKELREKTGAGMMDCKKALKESDGDPTKAMEWLRQKGITSADKKAGRTTAEGLVDSYIHTGGRIGVLVEVNCETDFVARREEFQSLVRDIAMQVAAYSNVEYVSTNDIPKDIVEKEKEIEMGRDDLDKKPANIKEKIVAGRVEKRLKELSLMDQPYLRDQSITVSEHVKQTIAQLGENIRVNRFARFVLGGDSSTAAEGGKAAE, encoded by the coding sequence ATGGCGGACATATCGGCAAAACTCGTCAAAGAGCTGCGCGAGAAAACTGGCGCTGGCATGATGGATTGCAAGAAGGCGCTGAAGGAATCCGACGGCGATCCGACTAAGGCCATGGAATGGTTGCGCCAGAAGGGCATTACCTCCGCCGACAAGAAAGCCGGTCGGACAACCGCAGAAGGTTTGGTCGACAGTTACATTCACACGGGCGGGCGAATCGGCGTACTGGTGGAAGTCAACTGTGAGACGGACTTCGTGGCGCGTCGCGAGGAGTTTCAGTCCCTCGTTCGCGATATTGCCATGCAAGTAGCCGCTTATTCCAACGTCGAGTACGTCAGCACCAACGACATACCTAAAGACATCGTTGAGAAGGAAAAAGAAATCGAAATGGGTCGCGACGACCTCGACAAGAAGCCTGCCAATATTAAGGAAAAGATCGTTGCCGGTCGGGTTGAAAAGCGTCTTAAAGAGCTATCGCTAATGGATCAACCTTACCTACGCGATCAGAGTATTACCGTTAGCGAGCACGTCAAGCAGACGATCGCGCAACTCGGCGAGAACATTCGTGTAAACCGCTTCGCGCGCTTCGTCCTCGGTGGGGACTCCAGCACCGCAGCGGAAGGCGGCAAGGCGGCAGAATAG
- the sodX gene encoding nickel-type superoxide dismutase maturation protease, producing the protein MTAFLSSASPVDLILWLCRRRQRFQVSGESMLPLLRAGDEVLAVPSLYWRAPLRPGDLVVLNHPYRPTLLVIKRIEQVTREGNYRVCGDNPAASNDSRQFGAVLPETIVGKVVCRL; encoded by the coding sequence ATGACGGCATTCCTTTCCAGTGCATCTCCGGTCGACTTGATCCTCTGGCTATGTCGGCGGCGGCAGCGATTCCAGGTAAGCGGTGAATCGATGCTGCCGCTTTTGCGTGCGGGAGATGAGGTGCTTGCCGTGCCGAGCCTATATTGGCGCGCGCCATTGAGGCCGGGCGATCTAGTCGTGCTAAACCATCCGTATCGACCTACCCTGCTCGTCATCAAGCGCATAGAACAAGTGACTCGCGAAGGCAATTACCGCGTATGTGGCGATAACCCAGCGGCAAGTAACGACAGCCGTCAGTTCGGCGCCGTGCTTCCCGAGACAATTGTCGGTAAAGTCGTGTGCCGGTTATGA
- the sodN gene encoding superoxide dismutase, Ni — translation MALAKSIAAQLKQWFPAQSVSAHCDGPCGVYDPASARIAAEAVVSMTKKILDLDPATTADYENTVSRYIAIKEEQAQITKDELLILWTDYFKPEHLEQYPQLHEKFWKAAKLCSACKVNVDLDKTLELMKSIKDVQEIFWATKGRNDVSWYVASPVAAV, via the coding sequence ATGGCACTTGCAAAATCGATCGCCGCACAATTGAAGCAGTGGTTCCCCGCCCAATCCGTTAGCGCTCACTGCGACGGACCTTGTGGCGTTTACGATCCGGCATCTGCACGCATTGCTGCAGAAGCAGTCGTGTCGATGACCAAGAAAATTCTCGATCTCGATCCGGCAACCACTGCCGATTACGAGAACACCGTCTCTCGCTATATAGCGATTAAGGAAGAGCAGGCGCAAATTACCAAGGACGAACTGCTAATCTTGTGGACGGATTACTTTAAGCCCGAGCACCTGGAGCAGTATCCTCAACTTCACGAGAAGTTCTGGAAAGCTGCCAAGCTCTGCTCGGCGTGTAAGGTGAATGTCGATCTGGATAAGACTCTCGAACTGATGAAGTCCATCAAAGACGTACAGGAAATCTTCTGGGCGACCAAGGGTCGTAACGACGTATCTTGGTACGTGGCTAGCCCAGTGGCAGCCGTCTAG
- the sipA gene encoding regulatory protein SipA, with the protein MSEELESSSPYRIGEKVRIVAMPAYVKTAEPMPMLRPPSVIRLGEEGTLVDRRPGGYWCVRFPKGTFLIESRYFEPAQPPQATPPESHT; encoded by the coding sequence ATGAGTGAGGAACTAGAGAGCAGCAGTCCTTATCGCATCGGCGAAAAAGTTCGGATCGTTGCGATGCCCGCCTATGTTAAGACTGCGGAGCCAATGCCGATGCTGCGCCCGCCCAGCGTCATCCGGCTTGGCGAAGAAGGTACCCTGGTCGATCGCCGGCCGGGTGGCTATTGGTGCGTCCGCTTTCCCAAAGGCACGTTCCTAATTGAAAGCCGGTATTTCGAACCCGCACAACCGCCTCAGGCAACGCCGCCAGAGTCTCATACCTGA
- a CDS encoding sirohydrochlorin chelatase: MVEVLGVSPPSFCWIAPEPKSRITVEWTADLLGVVRQARSPAPDRNQTCKEETLLTVATSPIDRSHFEQPALPQLPHPHPLLLVGHGTRDAQGRQALLDFARIYADLDSSRPVVPCFLELTTPSIQDGVDRCVAEGYTELTVLPVLLFAARHNKFDVTGELDRARLRHPQIQIHYGRHFGIAAGILDLWTARLAELDRPECNPLQIARSDTVLLFVGRGSSDPDANGDACKLARLLWEGSGYRAVETCFVGITHPRLEEGFAHARLYEPRRLVVLPHFLFTGVLVNKIAAFAAAQQAQFPETKIACLPELGVQPELLQVLRDREIEAQLGQVHMNCEACKFRRAAENGLESHGHHHHDRGHSHHHGDDPCATREGYHERAWQTP; this comes from the coding sequence ATGGTTGAGGTTCTTGGCGTCAGTCCGCCCTCATTTTGCTGGATTGCCCCAGAGCCGAAGTCCCGCATTACAGTAGAGTGGACGGCCGATCTGTTGGGTGTCGTGAGGCAGGCGCGATCGCCTGCACCCGACCGCAACCAAACCTGCAAGGAGGAAACGCTGTTGACCGTTGCCACGAGTCCAATCGATCGGAGCCACTTCGAGCAACCGGCACTGCCGCAGCTGCCGCACCCCCATCCGCTGTTGCTAGTCGGTCACGGTACGCGTGATGCCCAGGGCCGACAGGCATTGCTAGATTTCGCGCGCATCTACGCTGACCTCGACTCATCGCGCCCTGTAGTGCCGTGCTTTCTGGAGCTAACGACGCCAAGTATCCAAGATGGGGTCGATCGCTGCGTTGCTGAAGGTTATACCGAACTTACCGTTTTACCGGTGTTGTTGTTCGCCGCGCGCCACAATAAGTTTGATGTGACGGGCGAACTCGACCGCGCGCGGTTGCGCCACCCGCAGATACAGATTCACTACGGTCGGCACTTCGGTATTGCCGCCGGGATTTTGGATCTATGGACGGCACGACTGGCCGAACTGGACCGGCCCGAATGCAACCCCCTTCAAATCGCGCGATCTGATACCGTTTTGCTATTTGTCGGCCGCGGCTCCAGCGACCCGGATGCCAATGGCGACGCTTGTAAACTCGCGCGGTTGCTTTGGGAAGGGAGTGGTTATCGCGCTGTAGAAACCTGCTTCGTCGGCATCACCCACCCGCGCCTAGAAGAGGGCTTCGCGCACGCGCGCTTATACGAACCGCGCCGCCTCGTCGTGCTCCCGCACTTCCTGTTTACGGGCGTCCTCGTTAACAAGATTGCGGCGTTTGCTGCCGCCCAACAAGCGCAATTCCCAGAGACCAAGATCGCCTGCCTGCCCGAACTGGGAGTGCAGCCAGAACTGCTGCAAGTGCTTCGCGATCGCGAAATCGAAGCGCAGCTCGGGCAGGTGCACATGAACTGCGAGGCTTGCAAATTCCGCCGTGCTGCCGAGAACGGTCTCGAGTCACACGGCCATCACCACCACGATCGCGGGCACTCACACCATCACGGCGACGACCCCTGCGCAACCCGCGAGGGCTACCACGAGCGTGCCTGGCAAACGCCCTGA
- a CDS encoding NB-ARC domain-containing protein, with translation MGLIMNVDDAIALFIELWHQRDPQGSLSPIQEQIFRRSWDGSSYEEIARDLGYSPHYLRQVGSQLWQVLGWLTERSVNKTTFRLALAEIGSAAAHSDSPPIFISRAELPAQLYGRTSTLALLRNWLDRDCCRLISIRGVGGVGKTALAAKLVERVGGSFDRVIWHSLFAGGNCTGLVEAIARRYPKDIPPPTGSNDRVAWLMAQLRSRRYLIVLDRYDALFRTGERAGRYESESKPYERLLERAVVEAHQSCLVLTSREQLANMPSVGNCARPARELKLSGLLPAAACKLLCDRGLQASPAELHALTHHYAGNPRALLVAATLARQKFYGIVAPLLASDKTFPAELEDLLGTQFARLSAGEKTLACWLARCDRPTARSAMRSQLRSQFPGRNLTATLDSLQARSLLSEGGGTCELEPLLRRYLRASHPDVVSNRQAS, from the coding sequence TTGGGACTGATTATGAATGTCGATGACGCGATCGCGTTGTTCATAGAGTTGTGGCATCAACGCGATCCGCAAGGCTCTTTGAGCCCGATTCAGGAGCAAATCTTCCGGCGCAGTTGGGATGGAAGCTCCTACGAGGAAATCGCCCGCGATCTGGGTTACTCGCCTCACTATTTGCGTCAAGTCGGCTCGCAGCTCTGGCAGGTGCTTGGCTGGCTGACCGAGCGCTCGGTCAACAAGACCACCTTTCGGCTCGCGCTCGCGGAAATCGGTTCCGCTGCCGCACACTCCGATAGCCCGCCTATTTTCATCAGTAGAGCAGAGCTGCCCGCGCAACTCTACGGCCGCACCTCAACCCTCGCGCTCCTGCGAAATTGGCTGGATCGCGATTGCTGCCGGCTTATCTCGATCCGCGGCGTTGGCGGCGTCGGGAAGACCGCACTGGCTGCCAAGTTAGTCGAACGGGTGGGGGGGAGCTTCGATCGTGTTATTTGGCATTCACTTTTTGCAGGAGGAAATTGTACGGGGTTGGTCGAAGCGATCGCGCGACGATATCCCAAGGACATTCCCCCGCCGACTGGGAGTAACGACCGAGTTGCTTGGCTCATGGCACAGTTGCGATCGCGGCGCTACTTGATCGTGCTCGACCGCTACGACGCTTTGTTCCGAACCGGCGAGCGGGCTGGACGCTACGAAAGCGAGAGCAAGCCCTACGAGCGGTTGTTAGAACGTGCTGTTGTTGAAGCCCACCAAAGCTGCTTGGTCCTGACCAGCCGCGAGCAGCTGGCTAATATGCCGAGTGTTGGCAACTGCGCAAGGCCGGCACGCGAGCTCAAGTTGAGTGGATTGCTACCGGCTGCAGCTTGCAAGCTGCTGTGCGATCGCGGACTGCAGGCAAGTCCGGCCGAACTGCACGCCCTCACTCACCACTATGCAGGCAACCCCCGCGCCCTCCTGGTCGCAGCAACTCTGGCACGCCAAAAATTTTATGGCATTGTTGCCCCGCTCCTGGCCTCCGACAAGACCTTCCCAGCCGAACTCGAGGACCTGCTCGGTACCCAATTTGCACGGCTGTCGGCAGGGGAGAAAACCCTCGCATGTTGGCTGGCTCGATGCGATCGCCCGACGGCTCGCTCAGCAATGCGATCGCAGTTGCGGAGCCAATTCCCGGGTCGGAATTTGACAGCAACACTTGACTCGCTCCAAGCACGGTCGTTGTTGTCAGAAGGGGGCGGAACCTGCGAACTCGAACCGCTGCTCAGGAGATATCTGCGCGCCAGCCATCCCGATGTAGTGTCCAACCGCCAGGCAAGTTGA
- a CDS encoding TerC family protein, which produces MLDRILNSPLDISAEVPLLLLVLILMEAVLSADNAIALAAIAQGLHSREQQRRALNIGLVVAYTLRVTLILTAAWVVRFWQFELLGAAYLLWLVFDFFASEEDDKHRHHGHQFANVWQAVPAIALADLAFSLDSVTTAIALSDRVWLVLTGGLIGVVALRFLAGLFIRWLDEFENLETAGYITVGFVGLRLLARVIAHDLVPPQWALVVVVASVFAWGFSKPSRQPEEVAIDEEPDRESAPD; this is translated from the coding sequence ATGCTCGACCGGATTCTCAATTCCCCACTCGACATCAGTGCTGAAGTACCGCTGTTGTTACTGGTGCTGATACTGATGGAAGCCGTGTTATCGGCGGATAACGCGATCGCCTTGGCAGCAATTGCCCAGGGACTGCATTCGCGGGAACAGCAGCGGCGCGCACTCAATATTGGCTTGGTGGTGGCGTACACCTTGCGCGTCACGCTGATTTTGACGGCTGCTTGGGTGGTTCGGTTTTGGCAGTTCGAGTTGCTCGGCGCAGCTTATTTGCTATGGCTGGTATTCGATTTCTTCGCTTCCGAAGAGGACGACAAGCACCGGCATCACGGCCATCAGTTTGCCAATGTCTGGCAGGCAGTTCCGGCGATCGCGCTGGCAGACTTGGCGTTTTCGCTCGATAGTGTAACCACAGCGATCGCTCTGTCCGACCGCGTATGGCTGGTCCTGACCGGCGGATTAATCGGCGTGGTAGCCTTACGTTTTCTGGCAGGATTGTTCATCCGTTGGTTGGACGAGTTCGAAAACTTAGAAACGGCGGGCTACATCACGGTAGGTTTTGTCGGGTTGCGTTTGCTCGCGCGGGTCATTGCACACGATTTGGTGCCGCCGCAGTGGGCACTGGTGGTAGTAGTTGCTTCAGTTTTCGCCTGGGGATTTTCGAAGCCATCCCGCCAACCTGAGGAAGTAGCTATCGACGAGGAGCCCGATCGAGAGAGCGCTCCAGACTAG